The DNA window TGAATAATAATAATTGACAATTTTCTTACTACTTGCTAAATTAAGTACAAAACCAATAAAAATACTTGGTATTAGGAGTGAGACGATGCGTATTGGAAATTCAATTGTTGATCTAATTGGGCAAACACCTATTGTGAAACTTAATCGTTTAACTAGTGAGAATGATGCAGATGTTTATTTGAAACTAGAATTTATGAATCCAGGTAGCAGTGTTAAAGACCGAATTGCGTTTGCTATGATTGAAGATGCAATCGAAAAAGGTAATCTTTCTTCAGGTGATACAATTATCGAACCTACAAGTGGCAATACGGGAATCGGATTGGCGATGGTTGCTGCTGCAAAGGGGTTACGTGCTATTCTTGTAATGCCTGACACGATGAGTCTAGAACGACGCAACTTATTACGTGCTTATGGCGCTGAATTAGTCTTGACTCCTGGTGCCGAAGGAATGAAGGGTGCAATTGCGAAAGCTGAAGAGCTGTCTAAAAAAGAAGGCTACTTTATGCCACAGCAATTTAAAAATGAGGCGAACCCTGAAATTCATCGTAGAACGACTGGTAAGGAAATAGTTTCTCAAATGGGAGAGCAATTAGATGCATTTGTTTCTGGTATAGGTACAGGTGGTACAATTACCGGTGCAGGTGAAGTGTTAAAAGAAAACTATCCAAACATTAAGATCATTGCTGTTGAGCCTACTGATTCCCCTGTTCTCTCAGGTGGTAAACCTGGGCCACATAAGATTCAAGGGATTGGAGCGGGATTTGTACCAGATACGTTGGATACAGATGTGTATGATGAAGTCATTACAATTGAAAATGATGAAGCATTCAATTTTGCACGTCGTGCTGCTCGTGAAGAAGGTATCCTTGGAGGAATATCATCAGGTGCAGCGATTGCGGCTGCATTGAAGGTTGCAAAAAAACTTGGTCAAGGAAAGAAAGTTTTAGCTGTTATACCAAGTAATGGTGAGCGTTATTTAAGTACTCCACTTTACCAGTTTGAAGAAGAATAAAACTATAGGTTTTAAGACAGTTCTTAAAGGAGCTGTCTTTTTTCTTTTCCTTTTTTGATATGAGGTGATTATAGGAAATTGTTTTCCTTAATTGAAGTTAAACCTAATTTAAGTATAAAATAAGGTCAACAGCTTTATGGAGTGTGAATTGGATGCAGCAACAAACAAACGTAAAACGCCGAACATATGCAAAAGTACTTCCATTTACGGAAGAACGTTGGTATAAGCAATACCGTTTTTTATCAAAAGAACAGCCAGAACACGTCTTATTGGAAAGTGGACGAGCAGGCAAATATAGTGTTGTTGGTTTGAACCCAATCGCGGTTTTGGAAGGGAAAAGTAATCATTTATCGATATTAACAAAGGACGAAACGATTACACAACAAGGCAATCCATTACATCTGATGAGAGATTGGATGTCGAAGTATAAAACACCTCACGATCCTAAATTACCTGATTTTCAAGGTGGAGCGATTGGATATATTAGTTATGACTATGTTCGTTATATTGAACAACTCCCAATAAGTGCATCAGATGATTTAGATACACCTGATCTATATTTCCTCATTTTTGAAGATGTAGCCGTTTATGACCATAATACAAATGAATTATGGTTAATCGTTAACAGAGAAGATGAAGAGGTTGCACGTAAACAATTAGCCTTTCTGCTTGAAATGTGGCAAACTAGCTATAATGATGTTGAAGAACAACAAGAATGGAAAGAAAATGATAGTGAACCGATGCGTTCTTTTGGTCAATTAGAGTTTGAAGATGCAGTGCGAAAGGTTCAGCAATATATTTCGGATGGTGACGTTTTTCAAGTGAACTTATCGGTGAGAGAGTCACGTCCGATGCACACATCACCCTTTCATATTTATGAAAAATTACGTGAGTTGAACCCGTCACCTTACATGAGTTATTTGCATTTCAAAGATATGCAGCTTGTATCAGGCTCGCCAGAATTGTTAGTGAAAAAGCAAGGCGATATTGTATCAACTCGCCCAATTGCAGGAACACGTTCTCGAGGAAAAAACGAATTTGAAGATAATGCACTTGCTAATGAGTTATTCAATAATGAAAAAGAGCGTGCTGAGCATGTCATGCTTGTTGACCTTGAACGTAATGACCTTGGGAAAGTTTCTGAATATGGAAGTGTGAAAGTTGATCAATTTATGACGATAGAGCGATACTCACATGTGATGCACCTCGTATCTAATGTGGTTGGTGAGCTTCGTCAAGAATGTGATGCATACGATATTGTTGATGCGGTGTTTCCAGGGGGAACAATTACAGGTGCGCCAAAAGTTCGGACGATGGAAATTATAGAAGAATTTGAAGCGGTTCGTCGTGGAATCTATACAGGTTCGATTGGCTGGTTTGGTTTTGATGGTGAGATGGAATTAAATATCGTAATCCGAACTCTTATTGCAAAAGGTGGACTAGCACATGTTCAAGCAGGAGCCGGAATCGTTATTGATTCAATTCCAGCCGCAGAATATAAAGAATCTCTTAAGAAAGCTAAAGCACTGTGGAAAGCCAAAGAGTTGAGTGAACAAGAAATTTTAACAAAAGTAGAGTAGAGGTGAGTTGAGCATGATTTTAATGATTGATAATTACGATTCATTTACG is part of the Bacillus solimangrovi genome and encodes:
- the cysK gene encoding cysteine synthase A; protein product: MRIGNSIVDLIGQTPIVKLNRLTSENDADVYLKLEFMNPGSSVKDRIAFAMIEDAIEKGNLSSGDTIIEPTSGNTGIGLAMVAAAKGLRAILVMPDTMSLERRNLLRAYGAELVLTPGAEGMKGAIAKAEELSKKEGYFMPQQFKNEANPEIHRRTTGKEIVSQMGEQLDAFVSGIGTGGTITGAGEVLKENYPNIKIIAVEPTDSPVLSGGKPGPHKIQGIGAGFVPDTLDTDVYDEVITIENDEAFNFARRAAREEGILGGISSGAAIAAALKVAKKLGQGKKVLAVIPSNGERYLSTPLYQFEEE
- a CDS encoding anthranilate synthase component I family protein translates to MQQQTNVKRRTYAKVLPFTEERWYKQYRFLSKEQPEHVLLESGRAGKYSVVGLNPIAVLEGKSNHLSILTKDETITQQGNPLHLMRDWMSKYKTPHDPKLPDFQGGAIGYISYDYVRYIEQLPISASDDLDTPDLYFLIFEDVAVYDHNTNELWLIVNREDEEVARKQLAFLLEMWQTSYNDVEEQQEWKENDSEPMRSFGQLEFEDAVRKVQQYISDGDVFQVNLSVRESRPMHTSPFHIYEKLRELNPSPYMSYLHFKDMQLVSGSPELLVKKQGDIVSTRPIAGTRSRGKNEFEDNALANELFNNEKERAEHVMLVDLERNDLGKVSEYGSVKVDQFMTIERYSHVMHLVSNVVGELRQECDAYDIVDAVFPGGTITGAPKVRTMEIIEEFEAVRRGIYTGSIGWFGFDGEMELNIVIRTLIAKGGLAHVQAGAGIVIDSIPAAEYKESLKKAKALWKAKELSEQEILTKVE